A single region of the Bacteroidota bacterium genome encodes:
- a CDS encoding hemolysin III family protein has product MQNDHRHPFFREPVSGLTHAAGTLLSVAGILVLISSAAAAGKATHVLAFAVYGASLILLYAASALYHLLPVSEKAIAVLRRIDHMMIYILIAGTYTPVCLIVLPEMWGLGMLILIWTLAAAGILFTLFWMNAPRWLYTALYVAMGWSAAVAIVPLLQALPTVGLLWLLAGGVFYTGGAVMYAMKKPDLIPGWLGFHEIWHLFVMAGSFCHFMMMLQSILPMAG; this is encoded by the coding sequence ATGCAGAACGATCACCGCCACCCGTTCTTTCGTGAGCCCGTTAGCGGTCTGACCCATGCGGCGGGCACTCTCCTCTCGGTTGCAGGAATCTTGGTACTTATCAGCTCTGCCGCTGCTGCAGGAAAAGCCACGCATGTGCTGGCATTTGCCGTGTATGGCGCGAGTCTGATACTTCTGTATGCCGCAAGCGCCTTGTACCATCTTCTACCGGTGTCGGAAAAAGCAATCGCCGTTCTTCGCCGTATCGATCACATGATGATCTATATCCTTATCGCCGGAACCTACACGCCCGTATGCCTCATCGTGTTGCCGGAAATGTGGGGACTCGGCATGCTTATTCTCATTTGGACACTTGCCGCCGCGGGAATTCTCTTCACGTTGTTTTGGATGAACGCTCCGCGCTGGCTTTACACCGCCCTGTACGTTGCAATGGGATGGTCTGCCGCGGTCGCCATTGTTCCTCTTCTGCAGGCTCTTCCGACAGTAGGGCTTCTCTGGCTTCTGGCCGGAGGCGTGTTCTATACAGGCGGCGCTGTTATGTATGCGATGAAAAAGCCTGACCTTATCCCCGGTTGGTTGGGCTTTCACGAAATCTGGCATCTCTTTGTCATGGCGGGGAGTTTCTGTCATTTCATGATGATGCTGCAATCCATTCTGCCAATGGCAGGATAG
- a CDS encoding DUF1028 domain-containing protein encodes MRTAVLLLLVLAHVSHAQERHSRPVHTYSIVARDTVTGEMGVAVQSHWFSVGSLVTWAEAGVGAVATQSFVDPAYGPLGLDLIRAGKTAHQALNSLVSTDEGRDVRQVAMIDAKGNVAAHTGSKCIQGAGHIVGNNYSVQANLMLNDNIWPAMSKAYESATGDLAERMLAALDAAEAEGGDIRGKQSAAILIVKAQSTGRPWADRVMELRVEDHEEPLKELRRLVNVHRAYEHMNAGDLAVEHGDIDGALREYSAAEKMFPDNLEMKFWHATALVNAGRVKESLPIFQEVFSKDPNWATLVPRLPASGTLIADEKTIQEILSVAPRK; translated from the coding sequence ATGAGAACAGCTGTATTGCTTCTTCTTGTTCTTGCGCATGTATCGCACGCGCAAGAACGGCATTCGCGTCCTGTTCACACCTACTCGATCGTCGCACGGGATACGGTAACGGGAGAGATGGGTGTTGCCGTTCAGTCGCATTGGTTCAGTGTCGGGTCGCTGGTGACGTGGGCAGAGGCAGGAGTTGGTGCAGTCGCCACGCAATCGTTTGTTGATCCGGCGTACGGTCCTCTCGGACTTGACTTGATACGGGCAGGGAAGACGGCGCACCAGGCGTTGAATTCGCTTGTGTCGACTGATGAAGGAAGGGATGTCCGGCAAGTTGCCATGATTGATGCGAAGGGAAATGTAGCCGCGCACACGGGCAGCAAGTGCATTCAAGGCGCGGGGCATATTGTGGGAAACAACTACTCCGTGCAGGCAAATCTGATGTTGAACGACAACATCTGGCCAGCAATGTCGAAAGCGTACGAAAGCGCCACGGGTGATCTTGCAGAACGAATGCTTGCCGCACTCGATGCTGCTGAAGCTGAAGGCGGCGACATACGCGGAAAGCAATCCGCCGCAATTCTGATTGTCAAAGCACAATCCACGGGGCGCCCGTGGGCTGATCGTGTGATGGAGTTACGAGTTGAAGATCATGAGGAACCATTGAAAGAACTGCGGCGACTCGTGAACGTTCATCGCGCGTATGAACACATGAACGCAGGCGATCTGGCGGTCGAACACGGAGATATCGACGGCGCATTACGTGAATACAGTGCTGCAGAGAAAATGTTTCCCGACAATCTTGAAATGAAATTCTGGCATGCCACTGCCCTCGTAAATGCGGGGCGCGTTAAAGAATCTCTCCCCATTTTCCAAGAGGTGTTTTCTAAAGATCCGAACTGGGCAACGCTCGTTCCGCGTTTACCCGCTTCGGGGACGCTGATTGCCGACGAAAAGACAATCCAGGAAATCCTCTCCGTCGCGCCGAGAAAGTAG
- a CDS encoding MFS transporter: protein MTEPKQSILRSFPRVFWVANIMELFERAAYYGLNSVLAIYLTNSIAEGGLGFSENSVGFLQGLIYAFTYIIPILGGALADRYGYRKMLLVAFSLLATGYFLSGQASTYGVVFVALLVMATGAGLFKPIISGTLARSTNESNSGFGFGVYYWMINLGAFIAPLVVNYIKGFSWNYVFIASSLYCALMLLPTIFLYKDPPKPENTKKLKEVLSGAAMVLGDARFMLMIFVYSGFWILYFQNFGSVLWFLRDFIDPTPVNNLFASLGLGMTFDAEFVTIINAGTIILLQVLVSRVVKDIKPLPTMISGMVIGGIGFVFLAYASTAWIFILGIAVFSIGEMTAHPKYYSYIGLVAPADKKAVYMGYAFLYGVIGSLVGSNLGGALYESMLKPLAGQTGVEDTYRNFWLMFAVLDIVAVAGLLMYNRFFVEDTPATNARARSIMVAIYSVLILLGGWFLYDSVFGGEEIAYKTMVQAAIMLLIGAGGVLISSKHSHSQ, encoded by the coding sequence ATGACTGAACCTAAACAAAGCATTCTCCGCTCCTTCCCAAGGGTATTCTGGGTCGCCAACATCATGGAGCTATTTGAACGAGCCGCGTACTACGGACTCAACTCTGTTCTTGCAATTTATCTCACCAACTCCATAGCAGAAGGCGGACTTGGTTTCTCTGAGAACTCCGTCGGTTTTTTGCAGGGACTCATTTACGCCTTTACTTACATAATCCCGATTCTTGGCGGTGCATTGGCAGATCGGTACGGATACAGAAAGATGCTGCTTGTCGCATTCTCGCTTCTCGCAACAGGCTACTTCCTCAGCGGACAGGCAAGCACGTATGGTGTTGTGTTTGTTGCCCTGCTGGTAATGGCCACCGGCGCGGGTCTCTTCAAACCGATCATCTCCGGAACTCTTGCGCGCTCGACGAACGAATCAAATTCCGGTTTCGGCTTCGGTGTGTACTACTGGATGATCAACCTCGGCGCATTCATCGCCCCGCTCGTTGTCAATTACATTAAAGGCTTTTCGTGGAATTACGTCTTTATTGCCTCATCGCTATATTGCGCATTGATGTTGCTGCCGACGATCTTTCTGTACAAAGATCCGCCGAAGCCGGAAAATACCAAGAAGCTGAAGGAGGTACTCAGCGGTGCCGCGATGGTGTTGGGTGATGCCCGTTTTATGCTGATGATTTTTGTGTATTCCGGATTCTGGATTCTCTATTTCCAGAATTTCGGTTCAGTACTCTGGTTCCTGCGCGACTTCATCGACCCGACGCCGGTCAACAATCTGTTCGCCTCTCTCGGCCTCGGGATGACGTTCGATGCGGAGTTCGTCACCATCATCAATGCCGGAACTATCATTCTCCTTCAGGTGCTGGTCAGTCGTGTCGTGAAAGATATCAAACCGCTTCCCACGATGATCAGCGGAATGGTGATAGGAGGAATCGGTTTTGTCTTTCTTGCGTACGCCTCCACCGCCTGGATTTTCATTCTCGGTATTGCCGTATTCTCCATCGGCGAAATGACGGCGCATCCAAAATATTACAGCTATATCGGACTCGTTGCGCCCGCGGACAAGAAGGCCGTGTACATGGGATATGCATTTCTCTACGGCGTCATCGGGAGCCTTGTCGGCTCGAACCTTGGCGGAGCCCTGTACGAGTCAATGTTAAAACCGCTTGCAGGCCAAACCGGCGTTGAAGATACGTACAGAAACTTCTGGCTGATGTTCGCCGTACTGGATATTGTAGCGGTGGCCGGCCTGTTGATGTACAATCGATTCTTCGTCGAAGATACGCCTGCAACCAACGCCCGCGCACGAAGCATCATGGTTGCCATCTATTCCGTGCTCATTCTTTTAGGTGGATGGTTTTTGTATGACTCGGTGTTTGGCGGAGAGGAGATAGCATACAAGACAATGGTACAAGCAGCCATCATGCTGTTGATCGGTGCCGGGGGTGTATTGATAAGTTCGAAGCATTCTCACTCACAGTGA
- the rho gene encoding transcription termination factor Rho — MAVPFSGIVELESKSARPSGRDKNDKRAGGRFGFARTISHSVKHSSTDVFIPANLVARHKLRTGAFVEGTAEEKRNKSSEAIVIERINGISPAEWLTVKEFSEHEVVSPDQVIKLEGADTSAAGRLGKIPMRVVDLFCPVGKGQRALIVSPPKAGKTMLMQQLAHAISHNNPDIDLLVLLIDERPEEVTDMRRSIKGEVFASSSDSERGAHVRLAQLVLEYAKRKVEVGKDAVILLDSLTRLGRAFNIHQKSSGRTMSGGVDARALEIPKRIFGAARNCEGGGSLTIIATALIDTGSRMDELIFQEFKGTGNMELVLDRDLANERIFPAMNLGLSGTRREELLFGDTTTLHQNLRRSIARMSPRDAMLAVHKLLSQYPTNELVLSKF, encoded by the coding sequence ATGGCAGTACCCTTTTCAGGAATTGTAGAACTCGAATCGAAATCCGCACGGCCGTCAGGACGTGATAAAAACGACAAACGAGCAGGCGGCCGGTTCGGATTCGCACGGACGATATCGCATTCGGTGAAACATTCGTCAACGGATGTGTTTATTCCCGCCAACCTCGTTGCACGGCACAAGCTCCGCACGGGAGCCTTCGTTGAAGGCACAGCAGAGGAAAAAAGAAATAAAAGCTCCGAAGCAATAGTGATTGAACGCATCAACGGTATCTCGCCTGCGGAATGGTTGACGGTGAAAGAATTCTCCGAACATGAAGTCGTTTCTCCCGACCAAGTGATTAAACTCGAGGGAGCCGATACCTCGGCGGCGGGACGGCTGGGGAAAATCCCCATGCGCGTCGTAGATTTATTCTGCCCGGTCGGGAAAGGCCAGCGCGCATTAATCGTCTCTCCTCCAAAGGCGGGAAAGACGATGCTGATGCAGCAACTTGCTCACGCCATCAGCCACAACAATCCTGATATTGATTTGCTCGTGTTGTTGATTGATGAGCGCCCCGAAGAAGTCACCGACATGCGGCGTTCCATCAAAGGAGAGGTGTTTGCGAGCTCCAGTGACAGTGAGCGGGGAGCACACGTCCGGCTTGCGCAACTCGTGCTCGAGTATGCCAAACGCAAAGTCGAAGTCGGGAAGGATGCCGTCATCCTGCTCGATTCGCTGACACGCCTTGGCCGGGCTTTCAACATCCATCAAAAAAGCAGCGGGCGTACTATGTCGGGAGGCGTTGATGCGCGGGCGCTGGAGATTCCGAAGCGGATTTTCGGCGCAGCGCGCAATTGCGAAGGAGGGGGATCCCTGACGATTATCGCCACGGCATTAATTGATACGGGTTCCCGCATGGACGAACTGATCTTTCAGGAATTCAAAGGCACCGGCAATATGGAGCTCGTCCTCGACCGCGACCTGGCAAACGAACGCATCTTCCCCGCCATGAATTTGGGATTATCGGGAACACGACGGGAGGAACTATTGTTCGGTGACACGACAACGCTGCACCAGAATTTGCGGCGCTCAATCGCCCGTATGTCGCCGCGGGACGCGATGCTTGCTGTGCACAAGCTGCTTTCGCAGTATCCGACAAATGAACTGGTACTTTCCAAGTTTTGA
- a CDS encoding DNA-3-methyladenine glycosylase 2 family protein, whose amino-acid sequence MQETVLTITTPANFHFWRTAYSHGWCDLPPFSHDTENEIISRVLTLDSKARVLATLSASRMKLRITTTSAGPLSSAQRKEIISQVRTCLRLDEDFSEFHRAARKIPAFRWIATTGSGRMLRSPTVFEDVVKMICTTNCTWALTKIMVGNLVGQFGDKFNGTLNTFPTPEAIAASSDKYLRKEIKSGYRSPYLIELAERVASGELDLESWRTSDLPTDELFKHMRQVKGIGPYAAGNIMKLIGRYDYLGLDSWVRAQYYKQHRKGRAVKDSTIEKHYEQFGTWRGLFFWLEMTRYWHDDKFTA is encoded by the coding sequence ATGCAAGAAACCGTTCTCACAATCACCACCCCCGCTAACTTCCATTTCTGGCGGACAGCATACAGCCACGGCTGGTGTGACTTGCCGCCGTTCTCCCATGATACCGAGAACGAGATAATCTCCCGCGTCCTGACACTCGATAGCAAAGCCCGCGTATTGGCAACGCTTTCCGCAAGCAGGATGAAGCTGCGAATTACAACTACATCAGCCGGACCCCTCTCTTCAGCACAGAGGAAAGAAATCATCTCTCAAGTTCGTACATGCCTCAGATTAGACGAAGACTTCTCGGAATTCCACCGCGCAGCAAGGAAAATCCCCGCGTTCAGGTGGATTGCGACAACAGGTTCGGGCAGAATGCTCCGCTCGCCGACGGTCTTTGAAGATGTCGTGAAGATGATCTGCACAACGAACTGTACATGGGCGCTCACGAAAATTATGGTTGGAAATCTGGTCGGACAGTTTGGCGACAAATTCAACGGCACGCTGAATACCTTCCCCACACCTGAAGCAATAGCCGCATCATCTGACAAGTATTTGCGTAAAGAAATCAAATCCGGCTACCGTTCACCCTATCTGATCGAGCTTGCGGAACGCGTAGCATCCGGTGAACTTGACCTTGAATCGTGGCGTACATCGGACTTGCCGACAGATGAACTCTTCAAACACATGCGGCAAGTTAAAGGAATCGGCCCCTATGCCGCGGGCAACATCATGAAACTCATCGGCCGGTACGATTATCTCGGACTCGATTCGTGGGTTCGGGCGCAGTACTACAAGCAGCATCGTAAAGGACGCGCGGTGAAGGACTCGACTATTGAGAAGCACTATGAGCAGTTCGGTACATGGCGAGGATTGTTCTTCTGGCTTGAAATGACACGGTATTGGCATGACGATAAGTTCACAGCGTAA